A window of Dehalococcoidia bacterium contains these coding sequences:
- a CDS encoding ATP-binding protein, whose translation MKTRFFDLPLRFQIVIPFSLLIVLTAVVVVGFALPLAKKAASENVDLRLDSARSLFLLHLDHETDRLRDSALALSERPDLAAALAANDGAALSHILANGAGSLDALQVLAADGRTLAVGAGRVLSDGDFAGLSGDGTAGIVSSQGGAVLAVAAPVPSTGSPRGYVVAGRLLERLLTELKPSTSVELALYRDGSLLAGTFSNLHGQSTVAPPPPPQPAGDGPVKGGSAVNGRAYAAAYDVVDSLGTESGVTAAVFVPRSDVWPSDMVLGAGIAAALIVPLVLLVLGFATARAIASRLERVVSVIGRIGAGDFGQRVDIDSADEVGRLAQGVNSMAARLQDAEAGKAEFLAMASHEIQTPLTLIHNATEILLDETGKPTEVPRQELLRVIARNIDRMSRRVSDLLDLARMEAGNLTLRRRAIDLRPLIMEVADSVQPMLEGKEQELSLALPSRLPPVNGDPDRVQQVLLNLIANASRHTPEKTHITVRAKNEGESVSVAVEDDGPGIPGERLERLLDGGRRPFARDGHGLGLVIVRRLVDLHGGRVWATSAPGEGTVFTFALPRNGNGKKVTGNENTVGG comes from the coding sequence GTGAAGACGCGCTTCTTCGACCTGCCGCTGCGCTTTCAGATCGTGATACCCTTCTCGTTGCTCATCGTGCTGACCGCAGTGGTCGTGGTGGGTTTCGCGCTGCCCCTGGCAAAGAAGGCGGCGTCGGAGAACGTCGACCTCAGGCTCGATAGCGCCCGTTCCCTCTTCCTGCTTCACCTCGACCACGAGACGGACCGCCTTCGCGATTCTGCCCTCGCGTTGAGCGAGAGGCCGGACCTGGCGGCGGCCCTGGCGGCGAACGACGGCGCGGCGCTATCGCACATACTGGCGAACGGGGCGGGCTCCCTCGACGCCCTCCAGGTGCTCGCGGCGGATGGCCGGACGCTTGCCGTCGGGGCCGGGCGGGTCCTTTCTGATGGCGACTTCGCGGGCCTCAGCGGCGACGGGACGGCAGGCATTGTCTCTTCGCAGGGCGGCGCCGTGCTGGCAGTCGCGGCCCCGGTTCCGTCAACGGGGAGCCCGCGCGGGTACGTCGTCGCCGGGCGCCTGCTGGAACGGCTCCTCACGGAGCTCAAACCGTCGACCTCGGTCGAGCTCGCGCTGTACCGCGACGGCTCGCTCCTTGCCGGCACGTTTTCCAATCTGCACGGCCAGAGCACCGTTGCGCCTCCTCCGCCCCCGCAGCCGGCAGGCGATGGGCCGGTCAAAGGGGGGTCGGCGGTGAACGGGCGCGCCTACGCCGCCGCCTATGACGTCGTAGACTCACTCGGCACGGAAAGCGGGGTAACGGCCGCCGTATTCGTCCCCAGGTCCGATGTTTGGCCCAGCGACATGGTGCTCGGCGCCGGTATCGCGGCGGCGCTCATCGTGCCGCTCGTGCTGCTCGTGCTCGGGTTCGCCACCGCCCGCGCCATCGCCTCGCGGCTGGAGCGCGTGGTGTCCGTGATCGGACGCATCGGGGCGGGCGATTTCGGGCAGCGCGTCGACATCGACTCCGCCGATGAGGTGGGACGGCTGGCACAGGGCGTCAACTCCATGGCCGCCCGTCTCCAGGACGCCGAGGCCGGCAAGGCGGAGTTCCTGGCCATGGCCTCGCACGAGATACAGACGCCTCTCACGCTCATACACAACGCCACGGAAATACTCCTCGACGAGACCGGCAAGCCCACGGAAGTGCCCCGCCAGGAGCTGCTGCGTGTCATCGCCCGCAACATCGACCGCATGAGCCGCCGCGTTTCCGACCTGCTGGACCTCGCCCGAATGGAGGCGGGGAACCTCACGCTCCGCCGCCGAGCCATCGACCTGCGACCGCTTATCATGGAAGTGGCGGACAGCGTGCAGCCGATGCTCGAGGGGAAGGAGCAGGAGCTTTCGCTGGCGCTGCCGTCGCGGCTGCCGCCGGTCAACGGCGACCCCGACCGCGTTCAGCAGGTGCTTCTCAACCTGATAGCCAACGCCTCCCGCCATACGCCCGAGAAAACGCACATCACCGTCCGGGCGAAAAACGAGGGCGAGAGCGTCAGCGTGGCGGTGGAGGATGACGGCCCCGGCATCCCCGGCGAGCGCCTCGAGCGTCTCCTCGACGGAGGGCGGCGCCCCTTCGCGCGCGACGGCCACGGCCTCGGGCTGGTCATCGTGCGGCGGCTCGTCGATCTGCACGGCGGGCGCGTCTGGGCGACGAGCGCGCCCGGCGAGGGCACTGTGTTCACGTTCGCGCTGCCACGCAACGGCAACGGAAAGAAGGTGACAGGCAATGAAAATACTGTTGGTGGATGA
- the hemA gene encoding glutamyl-tRNA reductase: MDIVLVGLNHKTAPLYLRERFTLGTEELPQALAYLREHVGNGVPLSTCNRMELYFLADGPQRQRDDALRLLEGATGARTDCLARHVYYLRNEAAVRHLHRVAAGLDSMIFGESEILGQVRSTLALAAEARLCNGVLSRLFHSAIRAGRRVHSETLVCHHGKSVSSAAVALAQRITGDLSQRDVLVLGAGEAGALTARSLVKAGARRLVITNRTGERAVDLAQQLGAEAVPFSRLNEALAAADVMISASGSDGFLIGEERVAAAMAERNGRPLLLIDIAVPRDIDVAVRAIPGVELYDIDDLGAMCPVTPEEQEKEKARAEAIVEEEAQRFLDWWQSLRAVPTIVSLRRRAEEIRRQEMEKTFRRLRHLEAAERQRIDALTQAIVKKLLHSPVTRLKSQGADPNYLAAAHDLFGLNGEEAAAPAGGGTP, translated from the coding sequence TGGACATCGTACTGGTCGGGCTTAATCACAAGACGGCGCCGCTCTACCTGCGGGAGCGATTCACTCTCGGCACGGAGGAGCTTCCACAGGCGCTGGCCTACCTGCGCGAGCATGTAGGCAACGGCGTTCCTCTCTCCACCTGCAACCGGATGGAGCTTTACTTCCTCGCCGACGGCCCGCAGCGGCAGCGCGACGACGCCCTCCGTCTCCTCGAAGGCGCGACAGGCGCCCGCACCGATTGCCTGGCCCGCCACGTGTACTATCTGCGCAACGAAGCGGCGGTGCGCCACCTGCATCGTGTGGCCGCGGGCCTCGACTCCATGATCTTCGGCGAATCGGAGATCCTGGGGCAGGTGCGGAGCACGCTCGCGCTCGCCGCTGAAGCGCGGTTGTGCAACGGCGTCCTCAGCCGTCTCTTCCACTCGGCGATCCGCGCGGGGCGCCGCGTGCACAGCGAAACGCTCGTTTGCCACCACGGCAAGTCTGTGAGCTCCGCAGCCGTGGCGCTCGCCCAGCGCATCACGGGCGACCTCTCGCAGCGCGACGTGCTTGTCCTCGGCGCGGGCGAGGCCGGCGCCCTCACGGCGCGCAGCCTCGTCAAGGCGGGGGCGCGCCGCCTCGTCATCACCAACCGCACCGGCGAGCGCGCCGTCGACCTTGCGCAGCAACTCGGCGCCGAAGCCGTCCCCTTCTCGCGTCTGAACGAAGCGCTCGCTGCCGCCGACGTGATGATCAGCGCCAGCGGGTCGGACGGGTTCCTCATCGGTGAGGAGCGCGTCGCCGCGGCGATGGCGGAGCGCAACGGACGCCCCCTCCTGCTCATCGACATCGCCGTGCCCCGCGACATCGACGTCGCCGTCCGCGCGATACCGGGTGTGGAGCTATACGACATCGACGACCTGGGCGCGATGTGCCCCGTCACTCCCGAGGAGCAGGAGAAGGAGAAGGCCAGGGCGGAGGCGATTGTGGAAGAGGAAGCGCAGCGCTTCCTCGACTGGTGGCAGTCGCTGCGCGCCGTCCCGACCATCGTCTCGCTGCGGCGGAGAGCAGAAGAGATCCGCCGGCAGGAGATGGAGAAGACATTCCGTCGCCTGCGTCACCTCGAGGCGGCGGAGCGGCAACGCATCGACGCCCTGACGCAGGCGATCGTAAAGAAACTGCTGCACTCCCCTGTCACCCGTCTGAAATCGCAGGGGGCGGACCCGAACTACCTGGCCGCCGCCCACGACCTCTTCGGGCTGAACGGGGAAGAAGCAGCCGCGCCGGCCGGGGGAGGGACGCCGTGA